From Bradyrhizobium sp. NDS-1, the proteins below share one genomic window:
- a CDS encoding AI-2E family transporter, translating into MALLGAVATAVLTVIIISMLYFGRDIFVPVALAILLSFVLAPLVGILQRIHAPRGLAVVSVVVVAFMLIFAIGSLLATQLTQLAGDLPRYQSTISDKIQAFRDTKAGRSTLERASDMLKDLSKELDRPKDAPSPPRTGMVAGSNASAPPVPVEVRQPDPGALESLRTLISPLIHPLATTGIIIIFVIFILIQREDLRNRFIRLAGSSDLQRTTAALDDAASRLSKLFLTQLLLNGAFGVVIGTGLWVIGIPSAILWGILAAALRFVPYVGAVIAAAFPLTLAVAIDPGWSMLLWTLALFLVVEPIVGHVVEPMVYGRSTGLSPVAVVASATFWTALWGPIGLVLATPLTICLVVLGRHVERLEFLDVMFGDRPALSPPEIFYQRMLAGDPTEAAEKAEEFLKERSLASYYDEVALKGLQMAQADAERNALDQERLTKIRDAVSEFAADLAEQDDRPPAKSSSTKDVEASSAVEGIAENAANEHLPYLRKETLPPDWQGEHPVLCVAGRTLIDEAAAIMLAQLSTEHGLAARVEGAASLSTTNVFRLDTTGVAIVCLVYLDAHAAAHMRYSVRRLRRKLPKATIILGCWVKDVDPAALESLREGAKADLVATSIGEAVRLCIDATGVTEQQREAPGQDGATIAAA; encoded by the coding sequence ATGGCGCTGCTGGGTGCAGTAGCAACCGCGGTTCTGACCGTCATCATCATCTCGATGCTCTATTTCGGTCGAGATATCTTCGTGCCCGTTGCGCTGGCCATACTCCTCAGCTTTGTACTGGCGCCGCTGGTCGGAATATTGCAACGAATCCATGCCCCGCGGGGATTGGCAGTCGTGAGCGTGGTTGTCGTCGCGTTCATGCTGATCTTCGCGATAGGAAGCCTTCTCGCCACCCAACTGACGCAACTCGCTGGGGACCTGCCCAGATATCAATCCACGATCAGCGACAAGATCCAGGCCTTCCGGGACACCAAGGCCGGCAGGAGCACGCTGGAGCGTGCTTCCGACATGCTGAAGGATCTCAGCAAGGAGCTTGATAGACCAAAGGATGCCCCGTCCCCACCCCGGACCGGCATGGTCGCTGGCTCAAATGCCTCGGCGCCACCGGTACCAGTCGAAGTGCGCCAGCCCGATCCCGGCGCGCTGGAGAGTCTGCGAACCCTGATCTCTCCGCTCATTCATCCGCTCGCGACCACCGGCATCATCATCATTTTCGTCATCTTCATCCTCATTCAACGCGAGGATCTTCGTAACCGCTTCATTCGGCTAGCGGGCTCCTCGGATCTGCAGCGCACCACCGCCGCATTGGACGATGCAGCGAGCCGCCTCAGCAAGCTGTTTCTGACCCAGCTCCTCCTGAACGGTGCATTCGGCGTGGTGATCGGCACCGGCCTCTGGGTCATCGGAATTCCCAGCGCGATCCTCTGGGGCATCCTCGCGGCTGCGCTTCGTTTCGTTCCCTATGTCGGCGCCGTCATTGCCGCCGCATTTCCGCTGACACTCGCAGTTGCCATCGATCCCGGCTGGTCGATGCTGCTTTGGACTCTCGCGCTCTTTCTTGTGGTTGAACCGATCGTAGGCCATGTCGTCGAGCCGATGGTTTACGGGCGCAGCACGGGGCTTTCACCCGTTGCCGTCGTCGCATCGGCAACGTTCTGGACAGCGCTTTGGGGACCGATCGGCCTTGTCCTTGCGACTCCCCTCACGATTTGCCTCGTGGTGCTCGGGCGGCATGTGGAGCGATTGGAATTCCTCGACGTCATGTTTGGAGACCGGCCAGCGCTTTCTCCTCCGGAAATCTTCTATCAGCGGATGCTGGCGGGAGATCCGACCGAAGCGGCCGAAAAGGCGGAGGAGTTTTTGAAAGAGCGCTCGCTGGCTTCGTATTATGACGAGGTTGCGCTGAAGGGTTTGCAGATGGCGCAAGCCGACGCGGAGCGCAATGCGCTCGACCAGGAACGTCTCACGAAGATTCGAGACGCCGTCAGCGAATTTGCAGCGGATCTTGCCGAACAGGACGACCGGCCCCCCGCGAAGAGCAGTTCAACCAAAGATGTCGAAGCCTCATCCGCGGTTGAAGGCATTGCGGAGAATGCGGCCAACGAACACCTGCCTTACCTCCGCAAAGAGACTCTCCCGCCGGACTGGCAGGGCGAACACCCCGTCCTCTGCGTGGCCGGACGCACGCTGATCGATGAGGCGGCCGCGATCATGCTGGCCCAGCTTTCGACCGAGCACGGGCTCGCCGCGCGGGTCGAAGGCGCGGCGTCGCTTTCCACGACCAATGTCTTTCGTCTGGATACGACGGGCGTTGCGATCGTCTGCCTGGTCTATCTGGATGCCCACGCTGCGGCACACATGCGGTATTCCGTGCGGCGTCTGAGACGGAAACTGCCGAAGGCAACCATCATCCTGGGCTGCTGGGTCAAAGACGTTGACCCGGCTGCCCTGGAATCGCTGCGGGAAGGCGCCAAGGCCGATCTCGTTGCAACGAGCATCGGCGAGGCCGTCAGGCTGTGCATCGACGCGACGGGGGTAACGGAACAGCAGCGTGAAGCCCCCGGGCAGGATGGAGCCACAATTGCTGCGGCATGA
- a CDS encoding acyltransferase family protein, with the protein MKSHLPLLDPLRFAAALGVAIFHQMFWSWAWVSIGVPGFERHVAADVLYPSAASYTWFGWVGVEIFFVISGFVIANSACQSSPGAFLLGRALRLYPAVWICATATLLVLLIFGSGPASEFILPYIHAMLMVPKGVTGDWLDEVYWTLAAEIAFYGLVFCAMLTKRITLRHLALGLTIYSAIFNAIALVVLSCTTPSDLPYLIMLMFRVPCAAFLLTHGCFFALGIWLFISANRQLTALEQIAVAVTCLSGAAEIYFFASFLLTSVPAIADQSALVPIMVWAAAVLLIALAAIRSRRSAGIPAAESPAYLRTLGLITYPLYLTHNVIGAAIIRALVDAGLDATSALWIALGLLVLVCWFICARIEPVVRSALMQVLSRFGKLPPRQPALRRPALARGLRLQLPVPVNVKVAAAS; encoded by the coding sequence GTGAAAAGCCATTTGCCCCTGCTGGATCCGCTCCGCTTCGCCGCCGCGCTCGGCGTCGCCATTTTCCACCAGATGTTCTGGTCCTGGGCCTGGGTGTCGATCGGCGTGCCGGGTTTCGAACGTCACGTCGCCGCCGACGTACTTTACCCCTCCGCCGCGTCCTACACCTGGTTCGGCTGGGTCGGCGTCGAGATCTTCTTTGTCATCTCCGGTTTCGTCATTGCGAATTCGGCCTGCCAATCCTCGCCTGGCGCGTTTCTGCTCGGCCGCGCGCTCAGGCTTTATCCGGCGGTCTGGATCTGCGCCACCGCCACTCTCCTGGTCCTGCTGATATTCGGGAGCGGGCCGGCCTCCGAATTCATCCTGCCCTACATTCATGCCATGCTGATGGTCCCAAAGGGCGTCACCGGCGACTGGCTCGACGAGGTCTATTGGACGCTGGCGGCCGAGATCGCGTTCTATGGCCTTGTGTTCTGCGCGATGCTCACGAAGAGGATCACGCTGCGGCACCTGGCCTTGGGCCTCACCATCTACAGCGCGATCTTCAACGCTATCGCGCTCGTGGTGCTGTCCTGCACGACGCCGTCCGACCTGCCCTATCTCATCATGTTGATGTTCCGGGTGCCCTGCGCGGCGTTCCTCCTAACGCACGGCTGCTTCTTCGCGCTCGGCATCTGGCTGTTCATTTCAGCGAACCGGCAACTGACCGCGCTCGAGCAGATCGCGGTCGCCGTCACATGCCTTTCGGGCGCGGCGGAAATCTACTTCTTTGCCTCGTTCCTTTTGACGTCGGTGCCCGCCATCGCGGATCAATCGGCGCTTGTGCCAATCATGGTCTGGGCGGCCGCAGTGCTGCTCATTGCCTTGGCCGCAATCCGCAGCAGGCGTTCGGCCGGCATCCCTGCTGCTGAATCACCCGCCTATTTGAGGACGCTCGGGCTGATCACCTACCCGCTCTATCTCACCCACAACGTCATCGGCGCTGCGATCATTCGTGCCCTGGTCGATGCCGGCCTCGATGCCACCTCGGCCCTTTGGATCGCGCTCGGCCTGCTTGTCTTGGTCTGCTGGTTCATTTGCGCGAGGATCGAGCCGGTCGTCAGGTCTGCGCTGATGCAGGTCCTCTCGCGCTTTGGCAAGCTTCCGCCAAGGCAGCCGGCGTTGCGCCGCCCGGCTTTGGCCCGGGGTCTGCGTCTCCAGCTGCCTGTTCCCGTCAACGTGAAGGTCGCGGCTGCTAGCTGA
- a CDS encoding SDR family oxidoreductase, translating to MAKPSQPNASRVRIAVAGATGRVGSALIAGLASESLDLVALTRNPDAERLPSGVSIAAVDFDVPSTLDSALRGADQLFLAHGTSPRQVANEIALIDAAAAAGVSRIVKLSAMGPPSLLHPMDWHMQIEAHLATVGVGYTVLRPSTFVDILARAGAQVADDSWGGAAGDGVVNLIDTRDVADAARIALLDDAHPTAQRVYHLTGPRAVSMSEVAEEISKLLGRTVKYRQRSPAEQREKLLSTGLNEFVADLLLGLDRLFYQSALAETTTTVRELTGHAPRSLVDWLSENISMFRK from the coding sequence ATGGCCAAGCCCTCCCAGCCCAACGCCAGCCGCGTCCGGATCGCCGTGGCCGGAGCCACAGGCCGCGTTGGCTCCGCCCTGATTGCAGGCTTGGCCTCCGAATCCCTGGACCTTGTGGCGCTAACACGAAACCCGGACGCCGAACGCTTGCCCTCCGGCGTTTCGATCGCGGCTGTGGACTTCGACGTACCGTCTACGCTCGACAGCGCCCTGCGCGGCGCCGATCAGCTATTTCTCGCCCACGGCACGTCACCTCGTCAGGTCGCCAATGAGATCGCACTGATCGACGCGGCCGCCGCCGCAGGCGTGAGTCGAATCGTGAAATTGTCGGCGATGGGTCCGCCCTCACTGTTGCATCCGATGGACTGGCACATGCAAATCGAGGCGCATCTGGCGACCGTTGGCGTCGGCTACACGGTTTTGCGGCCTTCTACCTTTGTCGACATCCTTGCGCGAGCCGGCGCTCAGGTTGCCGATGACTCATGGGGCGGGGCAGCGGGCGATGGAGTGGTCAACCTGATCGATACGCGCGATGTCGCCGATGCCGCGCGCATTGCTCTTCTGGACGACGCGCACCCGACCGCTCAGCGCGTCTATCACCTGACCGGACCACGGGCGGTAAGCATGTCTGAGGTCGCCGAAGAGATATCGAAGCTACTCGGCCGGACCGTTAAATATCGGCAGCGAAGCCCGGCCGAGCAGCGCGAGAAACTGCTCAGCACAGGGCTGAATGAATTTGTTGCCGACTTGCTGCTCGGATTGGACCGCCTCTTTTACCAGTCGGCGCTCGCTGAAACAACTACGACAGTCAGGGAATTGACGGGCCACGCGCCGCGGTCTCTCGTGGATTGGTTGAGCGAAAACATTTCGATGTTCCGGAAATAG
- a CDS encoding TetR/AcrR family transcriptional regulator, which yields MSGKPQFDDGAVIKAAMEVFWRHGYAASSIDELTTAMGLSRSSLYKRFRDKDGLFQEVLSIYAGRVLERMSGVRADTKRQQLEALLLEFLPRAGKASRPAGCMLARSCAEMDDLPPAGRSVALDGLAKQRAILREILREAVTLGELTPAADIDGLTWHYLGVLQAIMNLPQAGATAGEVRRVVELAMLAWPSETTTKATIRKRRSD from the coding sequence ATGAGCGGAAAGCCCCAATTCGATGACGGTGCCGTGATCAAAGCCGCGATGGAGGTCTTCTGGCGTCACGGCTACGCCGCATCATCGATCGACGAATTGACGACGGCGATGGGTCTGTCACGTTCCAGCCTGTACAAGCGATTTCGGGACAAGGATGGACTGTTCCAGGAGGTGCTTTCGATTTATGCCGGGCGCGTCTTGGAACGGATGAGCGGCGTTCGAGCCGATACAAAGCGCCAACAGCTCGAAGCGCTGTTGCTCGAATTCCTGCCGAGGGCGGGGAAAGCGTCGCGCCCTGCCGGTTGCATGCTGGCTCGATCCTGCGCCGAGATGGACGATTTGCCCCCCGCGGGTCGGTCAGTCGCGCTGGATGGACTGGCAAAACAGCGCGCAATCCTTCGCGAGATTTTGCGCGAGGCGGTCACACTCGGAGAGTTAACCCCAGCCGCCGATATCGATGGCCTGACATGGCACTACCTCGGTGTGTTGCAAGCCATCATGAATTTGCCGCAGGCCGGGGCGACGGCTGGCGAAGTTCGCCGAGTGGTCGAACTCGCGATGCTGGCATGGCCATCCGAAACGACGACCAAGGCGACAATTCGCAAACGCCGAAGCGATTAA
- the rpmG gene encoding 50S ribosomal protein L33: MAKAVTIKVKLVSSADTGFYYVAKKNSRTMTDKLVKKKYDPVARKHVEFREAKIK, encoded by the coding sequence ATGGCCAAAGCGGTCACCATCAAGGTCAAGCTCGTGTCCTCGGCCGACACCGGCTTCTACTACGTCGCCAAGAAGAATTCGCGCACCATGACCGACAAGCTGGTCAAGAAGAAGTACGACCCGGTTGCGCGCAAGCACGTCGAATTCCGCGAAGCCAAGATCAAGTAA